The genomic segment TTGGCATAAAAAAAACTGCTACCCCGGGAAATGGCCTAACCGCTTTCGGGATGCATGGGAAAGACTTCTTCAATTTAATAAAAACCGGAAGTTTAATATGTATCAAGAAGAAGTAATGGTTCCAATGGGCCAATGGGCCAAGTCCAGACTGAAAAACCTTTCCGAAACTGATAAGATTCGTGATATATCAAAGGTTGGAAGCGGTTTTGGGAAAAATATATCTAACTGGATTGACAGAGATAAGGCATACCCCACAAATGTTCTGCATTTAGCTACCGAATGTAACAACAAAAATCATAGTGCGGCATTTCCTGAAGGTCTGCCTGAATGGTTTATTAAATTATTTACAAAAGAAAAAGATACTGTTCTTGATCCGTTTATGGGTTCAGGAACAACTCTGATTGTTGCAAACCGAATGATGAGGCATTCAATAGGTATTGATATTGTTCCTGAATATTGTGAAATGGTAAAAAAACAGATAAAACCCGTTGAATTATATTTGTTTGAATCAAAGGCTGAATATGAAAAAACTGAATATGACAGATGTATTACTGTATGTTGAACAAAATATCGGGATATTCCATCAGAAACGCATTCAAAGCCTTGACGGATTGAAATTATCAAATGTTCTAAAACGGAAAAATCCGTATTTATTTAAAGCAAAATATGTGCTGACCGCTGAACAGATTATAAAGGGCTTGGTAAATGCCCATATATCATCAAATGAAGAAACCGTTTTCGGCGACTGGCTGGAAGGACTCGCTATTTTCATCAATGAAAAGGTCTATGGAGGATGCAAGTCTGGTATTACAGGAATTGACCTTGAATTCGACAA from the Desulfonema limicola genome contains:
- a CDS encoding DNA-methyltransferase: MKIKTDIYLGDTNEQIKLLPENSVDLIVTSPPYADQRKTTYGGIHHAKYVEWFLPISEQLLRVLKPKGTFILNIKEKVVNGERSTYVMELILEMRKQGWLWTEEFIWHKKNCYPGKWPNRFRDAWERLLQFNKNRKFNMYQEEVMVPMGQWAKSRLKNLSETDKIRDISKVGSGFGKNISNWIDRDKAYPTNVLHLATECNNKNHSAAFPEGLPEWFIKLFTKEKDTVLDPFMGSGTTLIVANRMMRHSIGIDIVPEYCEMVKKQIKPVELYLFESKAEYEKTEYDRCITVC